A window of Pseudomonas mucidolens contains these coding sequences:
- a CDS encoding TetR/AcrR family transcriptional regulator has product MAIKEGLRPGGRSARVQESVHTAVRELLQEQERASITVPQIATRAGVTPSTIYRRWGDLAALLADVALARMRPDSAPAETGSLRGDLQAWAEQYLDEMSSEPGRNMMRDVQCSQTPGYCVTILGGQLQVILDRYADRAEPLPSVDRLINLLAAPTVFRILFASAPLRVEELHQLIDLALATPAAADE; this is encoded by the coding sequence ATGGCAATAAAAGAAGGCCTTCGCCCGGGGGGCCGCAGCGCCCGGGTCCAAGAATCAGTGCACACGGCGGTACGCGAGCTGCTGCAGGAGCAAGAGCGCGCCAGTATCACCGTGCCGCAAATCGCCACGCGCGCGGGGGTCACGCCGTCCACGATTTACCGACGCTGGGGCGACCTTGCCGCCCTGCTCGCGGACGTCGCGCTGGCGCGTATGCGTCCCGACAGTGCCCCGGCCGAGACCGGCAGCCTGCGAGGTGATCTGCAAGCCTGGGCCGAGCAATACCTGGACGAGATGAGTTCGGAGCCGGGGCGCAACATGATGCGTGATGTGCAGTGCAGCCAGACGCCGGGCTATTGCGTGACGATCCTCGGTGGGCAGTTGCAAGTCATCCTGGATCGCTACGCCGACCGCGCCGAGCCGCTGCCCAGCGTCGATCGGCTGATCAATCTGCTGGCGGCGCCGACAGTGTTCAGGATTCTGTTTGCGAGTGCGCCGCTGCGCGTGGAAGAGTTGCACCAACTTATAGATCTGGCACTGGCAACTCCCGCCGCAGCCGACGAGTAG
- a CDS encoding MFS transporter, translating to MSSVISHRFGLVFLAITLLTFLAASSAPTPLYHLYQEGLHFSSGTLTLIFGVYALSLLAALLTVGSLSDHLGRKPVIFVALVLEMAAMLLFINADSVAWLIAARTLQGFATGMATAVLGAALLDIDRQQGPLVNSITPLLGMACGAMGSSLLVEFAPLPTQLIYWTLLALLVLQGLLVWRLPESVSPVPGALASLRPTLHVPPQARRALWLSLPVDVAVWAVGGFYLSLAPSLVRAVTGSTSNLIGGGLVAVLTLSGALMIFSVRKHAADKVLRLGASLLAVGVALILGATHMGSLPLFFLATLVAGSGFGAGFLGALRSVVPLALPHERAGLMSAFYVLSYLAFCLPTLLAGNLTRSFGLIATTDGYGAVLIVLALGALIGLILQDAARIRATSGG from the coding sequence ATGTCCAGCGTTATCTCTCACCGCTTCGGCCTGGTGTTCCTGGCGATCACCTTGCTGACATTTCTCGCGGCCTCCAGTGCGCCGACGCCGTTGTATCACCTTTATCAAGAAGGCCTGCACTTTTCCTCCGGCACCCTCACGCTGATCTTTGGTGTGTACGCCTTGAGCCTGCTGGCGGCGTTGCTGACCGTCGGTTCATTGTCGGATCACTTGGGGCGCAAGCCGGTGATTTTTGTCGCGCTGGTGCTGGAGATGGCGGCCATGCTGCTGTTTATCAACGCAGACAGTGTCGCCTGGCTGATCGCCGCCCGGACTCTGCAGGGCTTCGCCACGGGCATGGCGACTGCCGTACTGGGCGCCGCGTTACTCGATATCGACCGCCAGCAGGGGCCGCTGGTCAATAGCATCACGCCGCTGCTGGGCATGGCGTGCGGCGCGATGGGCAGCAGTTTGCTGGTGGAGTTTGCGCCGCTGCCCACCCAGTTGATCTATTGGACGTTGCTCGCGCTGTTGGTGTTGCAAGGCCTTTTGGTGTGGCGTCTACCGGAAAGCGTGAGTCCTGTCCCCGGTGCGCTGGCGTCACTGCGCCCGACTTTGCACGTACCGCCTCAGGCGCGTCGCGCCCTGTGGTTGTCGTTGCCGGTGGATGTCGCGGTATGGGCCGTGGGCGGCTTTTATCTGTCTCTGGCACCATCGCTGGTGCGGGCGGTGACCGGTTCGACCTCCAATCTGATTGGTGGCGGCCTGGTCGCGGTGCTGACGTTGAGTGGCGCGTTGATGATTTTCAGTGTGCGCAAGCATGCGGCGGATAAGGTGCTACGTCTGGGAGCGAGTCTGTTGGCAGTCGGTGTCGCGTTGATTCTCGGCGCCACTCACATGGGCAGTTTGCCGCTGTTTTTCTTGGCGACGCTGGTAGCCGGCAGCGGTTTCGGCGCGGGGTTTCTCGGTGCCTTGCGCAGCGTTGTGCCGCTGGCGTTGCCCCATGAGCGCGCCGGTTTGATGTCGGCGTTTTATGTACTGAGTTACCTGGCGTTTTGCTTGCCGACGCTGTTGGCGGGCAACCTGACGCGTAGCTTCGGCCTGATTGCCACCACTGACGGTTATGGCGCGGTGCTGATTGTATTGGCGCTCGGTGCGTTGATCGGCCTGATCTTGCAGGATGCGGCCAGGATCAGGGCGACGTCGGGCGGCTGA
- a CDS encoding cupin, with protein MKIIRSTEFTGSRAWEALDIANMNGITTRLHWTDQPYRWHVNDGQEVFVVLDGRVQMHYREKGVEHIAELNVGDIFYASAGTEHVAHPQGAARILVIESEGSE; from the coding sequence ATGAAGATAATCCGCAGCACGGAATTCACCGGCAGCCGTGCCTGGGAGGCGCTGGATATTGCCAATATGAACGGCATTACCACGCGTTTGCACTGGACTGACCAGCCGTATCGCTGGCACGTCAACGACGGGCAAGAGGTGTTCGTGGTGCTCGATGGGCGAGTGCAGATGCACTACCGTGAAAAGGGTGTCGAGCACATCGCGGAACTGAACGTCGGCGACATTTTCTATGCCAGTGCAGGCACCGAGCATGTCGCGCATCCGCAGGGCGCGGCGCGAATTTTGGTGATTGAATCGGAAGGCAGTGAATAA
- a CDS encoding TDT family transporter: MTCPNSITSSYKPFSHLVSPREVIRQFTPNWFAVTMGTGVLALALAQLPITLAGVHAIAEGLWWMTIFLFVLFSALYAARWVMFFHEARQIFGHSTVSMFFGTIPMGLATILNGLLLFGLPRWGDGVVQLAEAVWWLDVAMALACGVLIPFLMFTRQEHSIDQMTAVWLLPVVAAEVAAASGGLLAPHLADAPAQLVMLVTSYVLWAFSLPVAFSILTILMLRMALHKLPHANMAASSWLALGPIGTGALGMLLLGDDAPAIFSANGFVGIGEIAQGLGLVAGITPWGLGLWWMLIAILITLRYLRAGIPFNLGWWGFTFPLGVYALTTLKLGSSLHLAFFSVAGSALVAALVLMWLVVAKRTVQGAYKGELFVSPCIAGLGNK; encoded by the coding sequence ATGACGTGCCCCAATAGCATCACCAGCAGCTACAAACCGTTCAGTCACCTGGTCAGCCCCAGGGAAGTCATTCGTCAATTCACCCCCAATTGGTTTGCCGTCACCATGGGCACTGGCGTGCTGGCACTTGCCCTGGCGCAACTGCCCATTACGCTGGCGGGCGTACACGCCATCGCCGAGGGGCTGTGGTGGATGACAATCTTTTTGTTTGTGTTATTCAGCGCGTTGTACGCCGCGCGCTGGGTGATGTTTTTCCACGAGGCGCGGCAGATTTTCGGGCACTCCACGGTTTCGATGTTTTTCGGCACTATTCCCATGGGCCTGGCGACCATCCTCAATGGATTGCTGCTGTTCGGCCTGCCGCGCTGGGGCGATGGCGTGGTGCAACTGGCCGAAGCCGTGTGGTGGCTGGACGTGGCCATGGCGCTGGCGTGCGGGGTATTGATCCCGTTCCTGATGTTTACCCGCCAGGAGCACAGCATCGACCAGATGACCGCCGTCTGGCTGTTGCCGGTGGTGGCCGCCGAAGTCGCCGCCGCCAGCGGGGGATTGCTCGCGCCGCATCTGGCCGACGCGCCTGCGCAACTGGTGATGTTGGTCACCAGCTACGTACTGTGGGCGTTTTCCCTGCCGGTGGCGTTCAGCATCCTGACCATTCTGATGCTGCGCATGGCCCTGCATAAACTGCCCCACGCCAATATGGCCGCATCGAGCTGGCTGGCCTTAGGTCCGATTGGCACGGGTGCCCTTGGTATGTTGCTGTTGGGCGATGACGCACCGGCGATCTTCAGCGCCAACGGGTTTGTCGGCATCGGTGAGATTGCCCAGGGGCTGGGACTGGTCGCCGGTATCACTCCTTGGGGGCTGGGCCTGTGGTGGATGTTGATCGCGATCCTGATCACCCTGCGCTACTTGCGGGCCGGCATTCCCTTCAATCTGGGCTGGTGGGGGTTCACCTTTCCGTTGGGAGTGTATGCGCTGACCACCTTGAAACTGGGAAGCAGCCTGCACCTGGCATTTTTCAGCGTGGCCGGCAGCGCGCTGGTCGCCGCTCTGGTCCTGATGTGGCTGGTGGTTGCCAAACGCACGGTGCAGGGTGCGTATAAGGGTGAGCTGTTTGTCTCACCCTGTATTGCAGGTTTAGGGAATAAGTAA
- the sugE gene encoding quaternary ammonium compound efflux SMR transporter SugE — protein MSWIILFFAGLFEVGWAVGLKYTDGFSKPLPTLLTIVAMAISLGLLGLAMKELPLGTAYAIWTGVGAVGTVIAGIILFGESMALFRLASVALIICGLVGLKISA, from the coding sequence ATGTCCTGGATCATTCTGTTTTTTGCCGGTCTGTTTGAAGTCGGCTGGGCTGTCGGCCTGAAATACACCGACGGTTTCAGCAAGCCTCTGCCAACACTCCTGACCATTGTCGCCATGGCTATCAGTCTTGGCCTGTTGGGGTTGGCGATGAAGGAGCTGCCGTTAGGTACGGCCTATGCCATCTGGACTGGAGTCGGTGCGGTGGGCACTGTGATTGCCGGGATCATTCTGTTCGGGGAGTCCATGGCGCTGTTCCGCCTGGCCAGCGTGGCGTTGATCATTTGCGGATTGGTTGGACTGAAGATCAGCGCTTAG
- a CDS encoding bile acid:sodium symporter family protein yields the protein MRALAALSRFVGNTFAYWVLIFAVVAFLQPSWFIGLKGAIVPLLGLVMFGMGLTLKLADFAEVARHPGRVALGVIAQFVIMPSVAWLLCQVFNLPAEIAVGVILVGCCPSGTSSNVMTWLGRGDLALSVAISSITTLLAPLLTPALIWLLASAWLPVSFMELFWSILQMVLLPIVLGVLAQRLLGERVRHAVEVLPLISVVSIVIIVAAVVAASQAKIAESGLLIMAIVMLHNSFGYLLGYLTARAFRLSLPQRKSLALEVGMQNSGLGAALASAHFSPLAAVPSALFSVWHNISGALLSTYFRRMSEKEDRDLLAQSRPD from the coding sequence ATGCGCGCACTCGCGGCCTTAAGTCGCTTCGTCGGCAATACCTTCGCCTACTGGGTGTTGATTTTCGCCGTGGTTGCCTTCCTGCAACCCAGCTGGTTTATCGGCCTGAAAGGCGCCATCGTCCCGCTGCTGGGGCTGGTGATGTTTGGCATGGGGCTGACCCTCAAGCTTGCGGATTTCGCTGAGGTTGCCCGTCATCCGGGGCGGGTGGCCCTGGGCGTGATTGCGCAATTTGTGATCATGCCCAGCGTGGCCTGGCTGTTGTGCCAGGTCTTCAACCTGCCAGCGGAAATCGCCGTCGGGGTGATTCTGGTCGGTTGCTGCCCAAGTGGCACCTCTTCCAACGTCATGACCTGGCTGGGCCGTGGCGACCTGGCACTGTCAGTGGCCATCTCTTCGATCACCACCCTCCTCGCCCCACTGCTGACGCCTGCATTGATCTGGCTGCTGGCCTCGGCGTGGTTGCCGGTGTCGTTCATGGAGTTGTTCTGGTCAATCCTGCAAATGGTGTTGCTGCCCATCGTGCTGGGTGTATTGGCCCAGCGTCTGCTGGGTGAGCGCGTGCGCCATGCGGTGGAGGTGTTGCCGCTGATCTCTGTGGTCAGCATCGTGATCATCGTCGCTGCCGTGGTGGCTGCGAGCCAGGCAAAGATTGCCGAGTCGGGCCTGTTGATCATGGCGATAGTGATGCTGCACAACAGCTTTGGTTACCTGCTGGGCTACCTTACTGCCCGCGCATTCAGACTATCGCTGCCGCAACGCAAGTCATTGGCACTGGAAGTGGGCATGCAGAACTCGGGGCTGGGGGCAGCCCTCGCGAGCGCGCATTTTTCGCCGCTGGCGGCGGTTCCCAGTGCGCTGTTCAGCGTCTGGCACAATATTTCCGGGGCGTTGCTGTCGACGTACTTCCGCCGCATGAGTGAGAAGGAAGACCGCGACCTGCTGGCGCAATCACGCCCGGACTGA
- the rdgC gene encoding recombination-associated protein RdgC — protein sequence MWFKNLLIYRLTQDLPVDAEALETALATKLARPCASQELTTYGFVAPFGKGEDAPLVHVSGDFLLIAARKEERILPGSVVRDAVKEKVEEIEAEQMRKVYKKERDQIKDEIIQAFLPRAFIRRSSTFAAIAPKQGLILVNSASPKRAEDLLSTLREVIGTLPVRPLTVKTAPTAIMTDWVTTQKPADDFFVLDECELRDTHEDGGIVRCKRQDLTGEEIQLHLTTGKVVTQLSLAWQDKLSFMLDDKMTVKRLKFEDLLQDQAEQDGGEEALGQLDASFTLMMLTFGDFLPALIEALGGEETPQGI from the coding sequence ATGTGGTTCAAGAACCTGCTTATCTATCGCCTGACCCAAGATCTGCCTGTTGATGCCGAGGCGTTGGAAACTGCACTGGCCACCAAACTGGCGCGCCCTTGTGCAAGCCAGGAGTTGACCACTTACGGTTTCGTCGCCCCGTTCGGTAAAGGCGAAGACGCACCGCTGGTACACGTCAGCGGCGACTTCCTGCTGATCGCCGCTCGCAAGGAAGAACGTATCCTGCCGGGTAGCGTCGTGCGTGACGCGGTGAAGGAAAAGGTCGAGGAGATCGAGGCCGAGCAAATGCGCAAGGTCTATAAAAAGGAACGCGACCAGATCAAGGATGAAATTATCCAGGCCTTCCTGCCACGCGCGTTTATTCGTCGTTCGTCGACCTTCGCCGCCATTGCGCCCAAACAAGGCCTGATCCTGGTCAACTCGGCCAGCCCGAAACGCGCCGAGGACTTGCTATCGACCCTGCGTGAAGTGATCGGCACACTGCCGGTACGTCCACTGACCGTGAAAACCGCACCGACGGCGATCATGACTGACTGGGTGACCACGCAGAAACCGGCCGATGACTTCTTTGTGCTCGACGAATGCGAACTGCGCGATACCCACGAAGACGGCGGTATTGTGCGCTGCAAGCGCCAGGACCTGACCGGTGAGGAAATCCAGCTGCACCTGACCACCGGCAAAGTCGTGACCCAGCTGTCACTGGCCTGGCAGGACAAGCTGTCGTTCATGCTCGATGACAAGATGACGGTCAAACGTCTGAAGTTCGAAGACCTGCTGCAAGACCAGGCGGAACAGGACGGCGGCGAAGAGGCCCTGGGGCAACTGGACGCCAGCTTTACCTTGATGATGCTGACGTTCGGCGACTTCTTGCCGGCATTGATCGAAGCGTTGGGCGGCGAAGAGACCCCGCAAGGCATTTAA